AAGTTCACCAAAAAAGCTCATATCCATATAGACTTTCTGATCAGCAGGGCAGTAGAAAGGTCCCATGGCAGATTGAGCAGTACCACATGCTGAAGAAGTTGTATTCTCAAAAAGAACCACCTGAGGAGCACTATAAGTCATTCCGTTTTCCTTAAAAATCTGATCCCAGGTAAGAATATTCCATTTGGCCATCATATCCACCATTTCTCCGATTTGTTTTTCACTGGCTGTAAGCTCTCTTTGTTCTCCGGAATTTCCTGAAGATTGCATACTGCCGGAATTTAAAATACCGGACGGGTCGCCTCCCAAAAAGAACACGATGGCTGCTATAATTAATGTTCCGAGTCCTCCTCCTACAATCATTCCGCCACCACCGCCTCCTGAACCACGGCGGTCATCAACGTTTCCGCCTCTGTCGTCTGTCCATTTCATACTAATAAATTTATGGGTTAATTTAAATATTTTACGCCAAATTATAAGCGAAAAATATCTAGATATTTATCTGTTCAGTTGTTTTGTTTTTAGCCAGTAAGAAGTAGACTGATAGGCTGATACAGCATCATCTACCAGTTTCTGCTCTGGATTTTTTAATAATTTTTCGTCGTAATACAGTTTAAATGCGGGTTTCAGATCACTTTTTTCCAGTTCCAAAGAATATTGTTTTACCTTTTTTACCGGAGAAATAATGGTCAAACGATCCCCTTTGATAAACCCAAGGTCTTGATATGTTGCCACATAAGCTTTAGGCTGGAATTCCTGTCTGAAGACATCCTGTCCTAAAAATTTAGACTGATAGCTGAAATTTAATAATCCAAAAAGAGTAGGCATCACATCTATCTGGGACATCAATGCATCGAATTTCTGAGGCTGAATAAATCCTTCTGAGAAAATCATTGCAGGAATTCTGTATTTATCCATAGGAAGTTCTGTTTTCCCTGCACTGGATGCACAGTGGTCTGCAATAATGACAAAAACAGTGTTTTTATACCAGTCTTGCTTTTTCGCCATATCAAAGAATAGCTTAAGAGAATAATCAGTATATTTTACACCTCCTTCGCGGGATTTTGCTGTTCCCGGGATATCAATTCTTCCGTCAGGATAAGTAAATGGTCTGTGATTGGAAACCGTCATCCAATGATTGAAAAAAGGTTTTCCCGACTTGGCTTCAGCATTCATCACCTGAATAGCTTTTCTTGCCATATCTTCATCAGCAACGCCCCAAACATTGGCAAAAGTAATTTCTTCAGGCTTAAAGTTGTTTCTGTCTACAATACCATAGCCGTTTCCACCGAAGAAGTCCTGCATATTATCAAAATAGCTGTATCCACCATATAAAAACTTTACATCATATCCTTTGGATTTGAAGACGCTTCCGGTTGTGAATTTCTTTTTATTGTCATCTCTTTTGATGATACTTTCTCCTGCAGTGGGAGGAATACAAAGAGTCAGGGCTTCCAATCCTCTTACAGTTCTGTTTCCTGTAGCATAAAGATTGGTAAACATCAGGGATTTATCTGCAAGGCTGTCCAGGAAAGGAGTAATTTTTTGTGTATTACCATAGTGTTCCATGAAGTCCGCAGAAAGACTTTCTATAGAGATCAGCACTACATTTTTCTTTGCTTCCGGCTGCTCTGCAACAACAGCTCTTGATAATGTATGTTGTGGATACTGGCTCAAGAAATTCTTTTCGGCCTGTTGCTGATTAATCTGTGAATAAAACTGGAAATAATCCAGTTCATTATGGGTAAAGGCCCAATAAAACTTAGGAATTCCGTTGGCTTCAATTTCATCGGCAAAAACATTATCAGATTTGATTTGCATCAACGAAGGGATTGCCAGTGCACTCAAAGCACAAAGTACCATGAAACTGCCCAGAAGAACCATTTTTTGTTTAAAATCCGGAAGTTCCAGCAGCTCATCTTTTGTTTTCTTATAAATAAACCATGTGATGGTAAGGGTAACGATCATGATTCCGGAAAACAATGGAACAACAGGGTAGCTTTCCATGATATTTCCAATCACCTCATTGGTGTAAATAAGATAATCTACTGCAATAAAATTATAACGAACTCCAAATTCATTATAAAAGAAGTATTCACTTACTCCGTTGAAAATAATCAGAAGAACATATAATAGTAATGTGATGAAATATAATGTGTTACGGATCTTGGTTCTTTGTGTAGGAAGGAACAGCATCAATCCGAAGAAAAGAGTCTTTATTCCTACAAACACAAGAGCGATTTCCATGATAGAACCTCCATATTGCTTGAATATATTATTGGGAACAAGCCATATATAAAGGAAGAATAGAACCAATGCTCCCAAAATAATATTACCGTAAGGTTTTTTATATTTTGAATTGGAAAGAAAGAGGAAGTAAAGAGCGAGGATAGAGCTGGCCAGTATGAAAACAAAAACGTCATTCACAAGACCGATTAACAAAACTTTTACGACTTCGAAAAATCCGAAACTAGCGGTAGTAATAGGATGAAAAAAGAATACTGTTCTTATTATCAAAGAAATAATAAGATAGAAAATTCCTAAATAGAGGAAAGGTTTTATTTTTTTTAAAAACATGTATTGACTGTTTTTATTGGTTTTCACAAAGATAGTTTTTGTGGAGAACTTTTGATGGAAAAAAAGAAAAACATCCTTTTTATTAATAAGATTTATGAATTATTTTTACCCTAATAAAAAAGGACTATCAAAAAATAGTCCCCATTATATAGTCAAAGTGAATAAGTGGTTAAGAGTGACCGAAACCAATATTCCCTTTCTTATCAGATAAATTCTTTTTGAAATCAATCATTCTAAGAGCTGTTACAGCTGCTTCTACACCTTTGTTTCCAAGGTCACCGCCGCTTCTTGCAATAGACTGTTCCTTTGTATCATCTGTTAATACACAGAAAATTGTAGGAGTATCCGTCATGATATTACAATCTTTGATTCCCTGTGCTACTGCAGAACATACATAATCAAAATGAGGTGTTTCCCCACGGATCACACATCCTATAGAGATTATTGCGTCATATTTTCTCTCTTTGCAAAGCTGCATACTTGCATAGCTTAATTCAAAAGCTCCGGGAACAGGGAAAAGTTTGATGTTTTCAGGTTTTACCCCTTCTTTTTCAAGAATTTCCAAAGCTGCATCACGAAGATTGTAGGTTACAAAATCATTCCACTCAGAAAAAACAATGCCGATAGAAAAATCTTCGGCATTAGTTATATGAAGTGGCTTGTAATCGGAAAGATTAACTGTTGCCATTTTTTAATAATATTTAGTCATTTCAATATAAGAATCAGACATTCCGTTGTCGTAGTCCTGATATTTCTCGTCAATTGCTGAGAAGTATTTTTTAGCTTCTGTATTTTTCTTTAATCCTAAAGCAACAATCCCTGCTTTTCTTGTGAAATAATAGGTTGTATAAGGATCATCAGATGCTGTTGCAGCCTGGTCTAGCAAACCTAAAGCCTCATCATTTTTGTTAAGACCTGATTTAGCATCTGCCATAGCTCCGTACTTCATTGCCATCAAAGTTTTGTTTTTGGAAGAGAATTTATCTAAAAGATCATAAGCTTCCTGGAACTTTCCTTCTTTGAATTTTAATAAACCGGCATTATAAGAAGAAAGTTTACCGATCTCAGTAGAAGAATATTCATTAGCTGTACCTATAAAACCAGGGTTAGCTGCAGATTTTCCACCTAAAGCATCTTTATCTTTGCCTTCTGCAAGGTTTTTTTGAGCAGCAAGGAAACTTTTTACAGCTTCAGTGTTCTTTGGAGCAACTACGAATTGCTTATAAGCAAAGAATCCTAAAACTCCTAAAATCAATACTCCAAATACCAAACCAAGAGGTTTTGAATATTTTTCAACGAATTTTTCAGTGTTTAAAGCTTCTCTGTCAAGGTCTTTAAAGAACTCAACTGTTTCTTTACCTTCTTGCTCGTTCTGAGCACTCTTTCCCAATTTTGCCATAAGTTTTTAAAAATTGAAATGCAAATTTAATTGTTTCTGAGAGATTTACAAAATACTTTGTGAGTATTATTGATGAAATTTTGTGAATTGTTAATCGTGAGTGATGAATTTATTAAAAAAAGATGCTTCGACTGAGCTTAGCATGACCCTTCTAATACTACCTGTTCTTATCTCACAGTAAATTATTAGTGTTGTCATGCTGAGCCTGTCGAAGCATATATATTATATCTTAATACCCTAAAATATGGTAGATTTCAGCACCGAATTTTTTCAGTTTTTCATCACCGTTTAAGCCTTCTAAGCCGATAAGGAAACTAAATTGTGAAACAATTGCTCCTTGCTTTTCTACTAATTTAGCTGCTGCTTCTGTAGTGCCTCCTGTTGCTAAAAGATCATCATGAATTAAAACTCTTTGTCCTGGTTTTATCTGTCCTTCACGGGTTTCGATAATAGCACTTCCATATTCCAGATCATATTTTTCTGAGATGATGGGAGGAGGAAGTTTTCCGGCTTTTCTGATTAAGATGAATGGAACTTCCAATGCCACAGCGATAGCGATTCCGAAGAGGTAACCGCGGCTTTCAATTCCGCATACTGCATCTATTTTTCCTTTACTGAAGGCTGCAAGATCTGCAATAACATCTTCATAAAGTTTTGGGTCTAAAAAGATGGGCGAAATATCCTTAAACTGTATTCCCGGAATAGGAAAATCGGGGATATTTTCAATTGTTTCTTCTAGTTTCTTGATCAGTTCTGCTGAAGCCATTTATTAATTGATTTTATAGCTGGAAATTTTCCAGTCTCCATTTACATTTTTAAGCCCGAAAGTTACTTTTAAAGAAGTCGTCTTACCGCTTTTATCCGTTACGTCATAAGTAGCGTTTACGCTGGCACTGTTTGCATTAGCACCGCTGGTAGTAATATTCTTTACGCTTACGTTTTTCACCGATCCAAAACCTGAAGTAGGGTTTGAAAAGGATTCATAACTTCCCCAGCTTGGATTGCTTGCTGTTTCGTATGCTGCTTTTAAATTCTGAGAACTTACACTGTTCAAAAATTTGCTTACAGTATTTTTAGGGTCTGCTGTCGGTTGCTTTGGTGCTGCTGGAGCTGCAGGAGTGGCTGTTGCAGGATCAGTTGTTGCACCAGGAGTAGCTGTTGGATTGTTTGGATCAATTACAGCACTTGGTTGTTCAGGAACAGCGGTCGAATCAGTTTTTGGAACTGTAGGAACTTTTAATGCTGCTGCATTGACATCAAGACCGATTTTAGACATTTTGAAAGTCTTAGCCGTTGTTTTTACAGAAACCGTGATATCAATTTTATTGTCTATTACTTTTGCTGCCGGAATAGAGGAGAACTTTAAATTGAACCCTTTAAAGTTATTATCCTGCATCAGGTTTTTAGCAGTAGCCAGTCTTACCCCGTTACTGAACACTTCAAGAGTGGCTTCCAGACCAGCTCCTGTGAAAGATACAGGGTTTCCGGCTGCATCTACAAGTCTTGGAACAATCTGAATTGCCGTAGGCGCTCCGGTTCCGTCATCTCCTGTAGGTCTTGTTACAAGGCTTAATGATCCTGCTTTTACATCATTAGGATCGCTTTCTTTGGCTTTATCATCTCCGAAGATATTCATTTCTCCAAGGGATGGTGGAGCAGTACTTGCCCATTCTATTCCGTTTTTCTGTGCAACTTCGTCAGCCAGAGACATGATTTCAGGAACTTTTTTCCCGTTAATCAGTTTCCCAAGAGCTTTTAATTCATTGATATCACCATCTGCCTCTACTCCAAATGTTTTAAGGATATAAAGAGCCTCATTAAACTTAATCTGCTTAATGGTAGGTAAACTGGAAGTCATATCATTGATACTTGACTGCAGTGTTTTAGTATTCGTAGCATCTACATGATCTTTCTTACATGCTGTAAAAAGCAACAGACTGAAAACAAGTAGAAAAGAAAACTTTTTCATTTTTATTTGGTTTGTTGCAAATTTAATAAAACCTTTATTAATACTGGATTTTATTTTTTACTTTATGTTTTCCGGCTGATTTATTTCTTTTCCGTGGATTGAGTGAAGCTGATGTTCCTATCTTTTATTCGGCTGTTCTTTTAAATCTCCTTTGAAAAAATTACTGAATATGGTTTGCATATTCGGGAATGAAGAGTCCTGCCAATAGGAGGTCTGGTAGCTGCTGTTTTCTTTATTGAATTTTACTTTTTCAATCTTGTTATCATTATTGAAACTCAGTTCTGTGGGATAGAAATTGGTGTAAAGCGCAATCTGATTGTAACTGGGTTCACTTTTATGTTTAAGTTTTACAAAAACCAGTTCATTGTATTCCAGGAAATCTTTTAAAGTCTTTTCTGATCCCTTTTCAAAGGACATGTTTAAAATTGATTTTATATCGTAAAACCGGTATCCGAAGAATGAAAATTCTTTTTCCTGAAGAGCAGCCCCGGTTACTTCAATCTGATCTTTGCGATCACCTTTCAATTCTCTAATTGTATTTTTTTTTGTTTTATATTCTTCCGGATTTCCTACATTTTTAAGTTTTGGAATCTCTAAAGAATTTCCATAATCCCATGATGAAGTTTCCTTTTTCTCATTTTTAGATTCTGTCAGTCTGAAAACTCTGTACTGTTCTACATTCGTGCTTTTCAGTTTTTTTGTTTTATTATCAAAAATGTAGGTTACAATACCGTCGGCATAACTGTTAAGTTTATTATTTACCGTTACATAAGCATTAAAATTTCCTTTGATGAAAATGTATTTGGCGGGTTTATTATTTTTAATCACTACCGTTTCAATTTCCTTTACCTGATCATTGATTTTTATCACAGATTGATCAAAGTCGGAATATGATAAAGTGGCCACCGGAAAATTATTATAGACAATCTGAAACTTTTCCTGGGAAGGCGACAGAGATTGTTTGTCGATCTTGCCTTCAATATCCGAATATGCGAGAATAGCTCCGTCTTTTCCAAACACAGAAACTCTGGGAAGAGGATGATTACTTTTTTCAGAAACGAACGTGATTGTCTGAGCCTGAATAAAACTATAGAGAAACAGAAAGAAGGAGTAAATGAAAAGTTTTGTTTTCATAATAAGATTTTGTTTTTGGTTGTTGATCTCATTATAGAGACGCATAACGAACAGAATGGTTGCCTGTTGCTGGATATGCATAAAAAAAGACTGATCGTTTTACCAATCAGTCTTTTATATTTTTATTTTGTTACAAGTCCTTAGAAAGGATACTCATAAATTTCAGATTCGTGTAAGAATGGGTTTCCTGTAGGAATCAACTTCAGTTTAGATAAAGCTGAAAGAACAGTAAACATAAATAATCCTGCTACGAATAGAACTGCTCCTAGGATTAACAAGAATACTTCAGGAGTGTTCCAGTATGGTCCTACCGTTCCCGGCATTACCATGTTGAAGTAATCTAAAAGGTGTCCTAAGATCACTACTACTGCCATTGTGGTAACTACTTTGTAGTTTCTCTTGATGCTGCTGCTTACTAATACCAATAGTGGTAATAAGAAGTTAACAATCAGCATTGGTAAAAACGTAGTACCATAGTGCTGGAATCTACCGAAGAAGTAGTTAACCTCTTCCGGAACGTTTGCATACCAGTAAAGCATGAACTGAGCGAACCATGTATATGTCCAAAGCATACTTGTAGCGAAAAGGAAAACTCCTAAATCGTGTAAGTGGTTGTCATTGAACTGTGGTAAGAAACCATTTTTCTTAAGATAAACACTTAATAAGATGATGACAGCAATACCACTTGATAGGCAGCTAACCATAGAATACCAGATATACATTGTAGAGTACCAGTGAGGGTCAATAGACATCAACCAGTCCCAAGCCCAAGCTGCAGAAGCAAATCCGAAGAATGCGATATATCCTACTGCCCATCTGTAAAGGAATTGATATTCTACTTTTGATTTTGTCTCGTCTACTTTTTTAGACTGAGCTTTCAGTTTCCAAGCGAAGAAAGAAGCACCTAATACATAGATGAACGTTCTGATTGCATAGAAAGGAATATTTAAGAATCTTTTCTTTTCAAATAGGATCACGTCAAAATGAGCAGACTCTGGATTTGTCAATTCAGGGTCCATCCAATGGAACAAATGACCATTATGAGTGATGTTTAAGATCATCAGGATAATCAGGATTGCACCACCGTAAGGAATATAAGAAGCAATAGCCTCCATTACTCTTGTGATGATAATAGGCCATCCTGCGTGAGCTGCGTGCTGAATACAGTAGAAGAACAGTACAGCGCAACTTACTCCAAAGAAAAAGACAGCTACAAAGTGCAGCGATGCTAATGGCTGGTTGTGAACCTGAAGCTCAGCATGCTCTAAATGAGCTGCGTGATCCTGTGGTCCCACCATTTCACTTGAGTGTGTAGGAGCATTATGACCAGAAGCATGAACAGCTTCCATCATTTGTTCTATTTTCTCAGTAGAAATTCCTTTGTTCAAAAAGAAACCAATACCGAAAAGAACTAAACCTACAACAAGAAGTATTATAGAAGTTGATTTTAATTTTGGTGAAAAACTATACATTTCTTTTCTTATTTTTTAGTTTCGGTAGTCGTTTCAGTTGTTGCTGGTGCCGCCGCTGTAGCTGCTGCCGGTGCTGCTGCTCCTTTTTTGAAAGCACTCATCACATACAAAGCCACTCTCCATCTGTCTCCTGCGTTCAGTTGTCCCGCATAAGATCCCATTGCATTTCTACCGTTTGTTAATACATAATGAACAGATCCTACAGTAATTTCTCTGTCTGCATAGTTGGGTACTCCGGAGAATGCCCCACTTTGTACGATAGGTCCTTGTCCATCACCTCCTGTTCCGTGACATGCCGCACAAGTGTGATCAAACAATATTTTTCCTCTTTCAATATCCTTAGCTGCATTAGCCGGGTTTAGAGGAGATACTGTAAGCTTTTTAGAAGCTTCATACCCAGCGTTGTACTCGTCAACATTTTTAGGTAATAAGCTTTCTTCAAAAACGCCATCTTTATTTTGAGCAACTGATCCTTCTACTGGAGAAAGACCTGTTGCACCACTATTTTTAACAAAAGCAGGAATTTCATTTTCATGATCTGAATAAGCATCCTGAGCTTTCATCAATGGATCATAAGCTACCGGAAAATACATGTCCGGGAAATATACCAGCGGAGTATTCTCCTTTGGTCCGCAAGAGTTAAGTAAAACTGTTGTTAAACCTAAAACTGCTGTAATTTTTAATACATTCTTTTTCATTTTAAGCGTCTTTAACAGTTATTTCTTCAACTCCAGTTTCAATAAGCAACTGTTTTACAGATTCTACATCTTCAGTTACAAATTCCATCATGAATTTATCATCAGTAGTTCTCGGGTCTGGGTTCTGAGCTGGTGCTCCCGGATACATTTTGTTTCTAACCAAGAAAGTTAAAGACATCATGTGAGCAGCACAGAATACCATTAATTCGAACATTGGAACTACGAATGCCGGCATGTTGTGTGCCCAGTCGAAAGCTGGTTTACCACCGATATTCTGCGGCCAGTCATGATTCATCACATACCAAGTTACAGTAGCACCGATAGTAACACCGTAAAGAGCATATAAGAATGCGGCATCAGAAATTCTCGTTTTCTTTAACCCTAAAGCCTTGTCTAGTCCGTGAACCGGAAACGGAGTATATACTTCGTTTATAGCGATTCCTTTATCGTTGAATGCTTTAACGCCGTTCATTAAATCGTCGTCGTCAGCATAAAGTCCGTATACAATTTTAGTGGTGCTCATCTCCTTCTTTTGCTTTATAAGTTTCACCTGAGATTTTCAAAATCGATTTTAATTCAGCCTGTGCAATTACAGGGAATGTTCTTGCGTACAATAAGAATAATACAGAGAAGAATCCGATAGTTCCTAAATATACACCCACATCAATGATCGTTGGCTTAAACATAGTCCATGATCCTGGTAAGTAGTCTCTTGAAAGGTTGATAACGATGATATCAAAACGCTCAAACCACATACCGATGTTGATGATTAATGCAACAATGAATGTCCAGATAATGTTCGTTCTAAGTCTTTTGAACCAGAAAGAAGCAGGAACCACAAGGTTACAGATGATCAATGACCAGAATGCC
This sequence is a window from Chryseobacterium culicis. Protein-coding genes within it:
- a CDS encoding neutral zinc metallopeptidase; translated protein: MKWTDDRGGNVDDRRGSGGGGGGMIVGGGLGTLIIAAIVFFLGGDPSGILNSGSMQSSGNSGEQRELTASEKQIGEMVDMMAKWNILTWDQIFKENGMTYSAPQVVLFENTTSSACGTAQSAMGPFYCPADQKVYMDMSFFGELQQKFGAKVTEFTVAYVLAHEVGHHVQTLLGTTQKVDQLRRSGRYSEEQMNRVSVATELQADFYAGVWAKRTNDSKHILEPGDIESAIDAAEAVGDDNIQKRAQGYVNQESFTHGSSAQRKEWFMKGYNTGDIRQGDTFNQLLK
- a CDS encoding alkaline phosphatase family protein, producing the protein MFLKKIKPFLYLGIFYLIISLIIRTVFFFHPITTASFGFFEVVKVLLIGLVNDVFVFILASSILALYFLFLSNSKYKKPYGNIILGALVLFFLYIWLVPNNIFKQYGGSIMEIALVFVGIKTLFFGLMLFLPTQRTKIRNTLYFITLLLYVLLIIFNGVSEYFFYNEFGVRYNFIAVDYLIYTNEVIGNIMESYPVVPLFSGIMIVTLTITWFIYKKTKDELLELPDFKQKMVLLGSFMVLCALSALAIPSLMQIKSDNVFADEIEANGIPKFYWAFTHNELDYFQFYSQINQQQAEKNFLSQYPQHTLSRAVVAEQPEAKKNVVLISIESLSADFMEHYGNTQKITPFLDSLADKSLMFTNLYATGNRTVRGLEALTLCIPPTAGESIIKRDDNKKKFTTGSVFKSKGYDVKFLYGGYSYFDNMQDFFGGNGYGIVDRNNFKPEEITFANVWGVADEDMARKAIQVMNAEAKSGKPFFNHWMTVSNHRPFTYPDGRIDIPGTAKSREGGVKYTDYSLKLFFDMAKKQDWYKNTVFVIIADHCASSAGKTELPMDKYRIPAMIFSEGFIQPQKFDALMSQIDVMPTLFGLLNFSYQSKFLGQDVFRQEFQPKAYVATYQDLGFIKGDRLTIISPVKKVKQYSLELEKSDLKPAFKLYYDEKLLKNPEQKLVDDAVSAYQSTSYWLKTKQLNR
- the ribH gene encoding 6,7-dimethyl-8-ribityllumazine synthase — encoded protein: MATVNLSDYKPLHITNAEDFSIGIVFSEWNDFVTYNLRDAALEILEKEGVKPENIKLFPVPGAFELSYASMQLCKERKYDAIISIGCVIRGETPHFDYVCSAVAQGIKDCNIMTDTPTIFCVLTDDTKEQSIARSGGDLGNKGVEAAVTALRMIDFKKNLSDKKGNIGFGHS
- a CDS encoding adenine phosphoribosyltransferase, coding for MASAELIKKLEETIENIPDFPIPGIQFKDISPIFLDPKLYEDVIADLAAFSKGKIDAVCGIESRGYLFGIAIAVALEVPFILIRKAGKLPPPIISEKYDLEYGSAIIETREGQIKPGQRVLIHDDLLATGGTTEAAAKLVEKQGAIVSQFSFLIGLEGLNGDEKLKKFGAEIYHILGY
- a CDS encoding quinol:cytochrome C oxidoreductase, coding for MYSFSPKLKSTSIILLVVGLVLFGIGFFLNKGISTEKIEQMMEAVHASGHNAPTHSSEMVGPQDHAAHLEHAELQVHNQPLASLHFVAVFFFGVSCAVLFFYCIQHAAHAGWPIIITRVMEAIASYIPYGGAILIILMILNITHNGHLFHWMDPELTNPESAHFDVILFEKKRFLNIPFYAIRTFIYVLGASFFAWKLKAQSKKVDETKSKVEYQFLYRWAVGYIAFFGFASAAWAWDWLMSIDPHWYSTMYIWYSMVSCLSSGIAVIILLSVYLKKNGFLPQFNDNHLHDLGVFLFATSMLWTYTWFAQFMLYWYANVPEEVNYFFGRFQHYGTTFLPMLIVNFLLPLLVLVSSSIKRNYKVVTTMAVVVILGHLLDYFNMVMPGTVGPYWNTPEVFLLILGAVLFVAGLFMFTVLSALSKLKLIPTGNPFLHESEIYEYPF
- a CDS encoding c-type cytochrome, yielding MKKNVLKITAVLGLTTVLLNSCGPKENTPLVYFPDMYFPVAYDPLMKAQDAYSDHENEIPAFVKNSGATGLSPVEGSVAQNKDGVFEESLLPKNVDEYNAGYEASKKLTVSPLNPANAAKDIERGKILFDHTCAACHGTGGDGQGPIVQSGAFSGVPNYADREITVGSVHYVLTNGRNAMGSYAGQLNAGDRWRVALYVMSAFKKGAAAPAAATAAAPATTETTTETKK
- a CDS encoding DUF3341 domain-containing protein, with protein sequence MSTTKIVYGLYADDDDLMNGVKAFNDKGIAINEVYTPFPVHGLDKALGLKKTRISDAAFLYALYGVTIGATVTWYVMNHDWPQNIGGKPAFDWAHNMPAFVVPMFELMVFCAAHMMSLTFLVRNKMYPGAPAQNPDPRTTDDKFMMEFVTEDVESVKQLLIETGVEEITVKDA